The Caenorhabditis elegans chromosome II genome has a segment encoding these proteins:
- the lem-2 gene encoding LEM protein 2 (Confirmed by transcript evidence) translates to MVDVEKMSDAELRAELNVRGANVGPVTGTTRSLYEKKLKKLLSGGAKTPARPTVAKPAPKPTPKSAPAPKSPKSPPARRSIPRAAATAANSTINSTFNRSEIEEMSDSDDDMRDDDDDDEEILSPKSKQSSFRSANSTASSVGRGRPVSSTPNKRLSPVYKPSPVPKNTPRTTSSSSKTTINTTTTRIPSTPRRITSVPGLITDFTPSFSTFGSDRPGATPPRKSIYTSKVSKVLHDLGNTTGEEDDDDEFEGQETSRIIYKTEEPSRRGIVKNAWNKVLGYGFDASKNPGDSYDLRAGASRIRVQKNPRTGKVTVKQTNIFNEAIYFALYVILILFVVLGIAYALTTTHRPKTADFSGYWGVLKAAGRDSLNFFYNYAILPVVSLGIFVVLGAGIYFGHRKYKEAKEQEEAKLYELIERITELIRESSIDGDPYVSQPHVRDVLFPPAKRRSAELARWEQAVKFIDTNESRVATDVLVLPSGNECAVWKWIGNQSQKRW, encoded by the exons ATGGTCGACGTTGAGAAAATGTCGGATGCAGAGCTCCGCGCCGAGTTGAACGTTCGCGGGGCGAATGTTGGCCCGGTAACTGGAACGACTCGTTCGCTGTACgagaagaagctgaagaagTTGCTTTCCGGTGGAGCAAAG actcctGCTCGTCCTACCGTCGCCAAACCAGCACCAAAACCAACTCCAAAATCCGCTCCAGCTCCAAAATCCCCAAAATCGCCGCCGGCCAGACGCTCAATTCCACGTGCTGCCGCGACCGCCGCCAATAGCACGATAAATTCCACGTTTAATCGATCGGAAATCGAGGAAATGAGCGATTCGGACGATGATATGCGAGACGACGACGATGACGATGAGGAGATTCTCTCGCCGAAATCCAAGCAATCTTCGTTCAGAAGCGCCAACTCAACGGCGAGCAGTGTTGGACGCGGCCGCCCGGTTTCTTCGACGCCTAACAAGAGACTTTCTCCAGTTTACAAGCCATCTCCAGTCCCAAAGAATACTCCAAGAACTACTTCATCATCAAGCAAAACCACTATCAACACAACTACTACTCGCATTCCATCAACTCCCCGGAGGATTACCTCAGTGCCCGGGTTGATCACAGACTTCACGCCAAGCTTCTCCACATTCGGAAGCGATCGCCCCGGCGCTACACCGccaagaaaatcgatttacACGTCGAAAGTGTCCAAAGTTCTTCACGACTTGGGAAACACTACCGGAGAAgaggatgatgatgacgaGTTTGAAGGTCAAGAGACGAGTAGAATCATCTACAAGACAGAAGAACCCTCGCGGCGGGGCATTGTGAAGAACGCGTGGAACAAGGTGCTCGGCTATGGTTTCGATGCGTCCAAGAATCCAGGAGACAGCTATGATCTTCGCGCCGGTGCCTCCAGAATCCGTGTGCAGAAGAATCCGAGAACCGGGAAGGTGACTGTGAAGCAGACGAATATTTTCAACGAGGCGATTTATTTCGCGCTCTAtgtgattttaattttgttcgtCGTGCTTGGAATCGCCTACGCGCTGACAACAACGCATCGCCCGAAAACTGCGGATTTCTCGGGTTATTGGGGAGTTTTGAAGGCGGCCGGCCGAGATTCGCTCAATTTCTTCTACAATTACGCGATTCTTCCAGTCGTTTCACTGGGGATTT tcgTCGTTCTCGGAGCCGGAATCTACTTTGGACACCGCAAATACAAGGAGGCCAAGGAGCAGGAAGAGGCGAAGCTCTACGAGCTCATCGAGCGCATCACCGAGCTCATCCGCGAGTCCTCAATTGACGGCGATCCGTACGTCTCTCAGCCACACGTCCGCGATGTCCTCTTCCCGCCGGCAAAGAGACGCTCGGCTGAGCTGGCTCGCTGGGAGCAAGCGGTCAAGTTCATCGACACCAATGAGTCTCGCGTCGCTACCGATGTTCTTGTGCTTCCGTCTGGAAATGAGTGTGCCGTGTGGAAGTGGATCGGAAATCAGTCTCAGAAGAGATGGTAG
- the W01G7.4 gene encoding putative RNA polymerase II nuclear localization protein SLC7A6OS (Partially confirmed by transcript evidence), with protein MTAPLIRVSRKRTADPHDALILHTKRAKHGGNPLVFTLYKAAGNDLELNGARVLDLPTQEHGMELADEENPLGFVKDEAVGLVGEVEKNVKKPAEQVSLNGRLLQPVTDGGGAAAGSSDDVVYDYYAIHEKRGNPEVVGNLEQDIEGADFRFAKRDELDLGDEDDSDGPPADDEDDSNDEDNWRNDYPDEESYDEDSDNGDPYGISEPDHWHAGEEAYSDESFHRRLQNMDLNDERYEAFYEGDETDEDAD; from the exons ATGACCGCGCCACTAATCCGTGTGAGCCGGAAGCGAACCGCAGATCCCCACGATGCTCTGATTCTGCACACCAAACGTGCAAAACACGGCGGCAATCCGCTGGTTTTCACGCTTTACAAGGCCGCCGGCAACGATCTGGAGCTCAATGGAGCCCGTGTGCTGGATCTTCCAACTCAGGAACATGGGATGGAGTTGGCTGACGAGGAAAATCCACTAGGATTTGTGAAGGATGAAGCCGTCGGGCTCGTTGGAGAGGTCGAGAAGAACGTTAAAAAGCCGGCGGAGCAAGTTTCG CTCAACGGCCGCCTACTACAGCCCGTCACCGACGGCGGCGGCGCCGCCGCCGGCAGCAGTGACGACGTCGTATACGACTACTACGCGATACACGAGAAACGGGGCAACCCAGAAGTAGTGGGAAACCTGGAGCAGGACATCGAGGGAGCCGATTTTCGGTTCGCCAAGCGTGATGAGCTGGATTTGGGCGACGAAGATGACTCCGATGGGCCGCCGGCTGATGATGAAGACGATTCGAATGATGAGGATAACTGGCGGAATGACTATCCCGATGAGGAATCCTATGATGAG gACAGCGACAATGGGGATCCGTACGGAATATCGGAGCCCGACCATTGGCACGCCGGCGAGGAGGCATACTCCGACGAAAGCTTCCACAGACGGCTTCAAAA CATGGACCTGAACGACGAACGCTACGAAGCATTTTATGAGGGTGACGAGACTGACGAAGACGCCGATTAA